One stretch of Meiothermus cerbereus DSM 11376 DNA includes these proteins:
- a CDS encoding GGDEF domain-containing protein has protein sequence MPHSSELVRSWLQRLYWYTSWFGGAALALSQLWAGSETAQLLAVAYLVITSLAFLLTQPYPQWAPVAHLGLALGLLIWALQQPGALVPGWNQEMVLYTGATLATLGLLVLGIFGGLWVMLGGLVLLVALVPHPAAGPYWVVWPLWALGGLVGVAVFRAIGRLEAAQQELSRVALQDRQTGLSTRLALEADYQRYQALARRSDQPLLFSYWLLSTSSPDDQLLQELAQLMREALRQGDGLYRIDEDHFCGLHIGLLSGHELTERLSQRFASARVVWVACNGLSLEEALRQAQELLYRSPRRPTQLLAATPKA, from the coding sequence ATGCCGCATTCATCTGAATTGGTGAGATCCTGGCTTCAGCGCTTGTATTGGTACACCAGCTGGTTCGGCGGGGCGGCCCTGGCCTTGAGCCAGCTTTGGGCGGGCTCGGAGACGGCCCAATTGCTGGCAGTGGCCTACCTGGTGATCACTTCCCTGGCCTTTTTGCTGACCCAGCCCTACCCCCAGTGGGCCCCGGTTGCCCACCTGGGTCTGGCCCTGGGGCTGCTGATCTGGGCCTTGCAGCAGCCTGGGGCGCTTGTGCCTGGTTGGAACCAGGAGATGGTGCTTTATACCGGTGCAACCCTGGCTACCCTGGGCCTCTTGGTGCTGGGCATATTCGGTGGGCTGTGGGTGATGCTGGGGGGCCTGGTTTTGCTGGTGGCACTGGTGCCCCATCCCGCAGCAGGGCCGTACTGGGTGGTCTGGCCGCTGTGGGCCCTGGGGGGGCTGGTGGGGGTGGCGGTTTTCCGGGCCATCGGCAGGCTCGAGGCGGCCCAGCAGGAGCTATCCAGGGTAGCCCTGCAGGATCGCCAGACCGGCCTGAGCACCCGCCTGGCGCTCGAGGCCGACTACCAGCGCTACCAGGCCCTGGCCCGCCGCAGCGATCAGCCGCTTTTGTTTTCCTACTGGCTGCTTTCGACCTCGAGCCCAGACGACCAGCTTTTGCAGGAGCTGGCCCAGCTTATGCGAGAGGCGTTGCGCCAGGGCGATGGGCTGTACCGCATAGACGAAGACCATTTTTGCGGCCTGCACATTGGGCTATTGAGCGGGCACGAGCTGACCGAGCGCCTCAGCCAGCGCTTTGCCAGCGCCCGGGTGGTCTGGGTGGCCTGCAACGGCCTGAGCCTGGAGGAAGCCCTGCGCCAGGCCCAGGAATTGCTCTACCGCAGCCCCCGGCGGCCCACGCAGCTCCTTGCGGCAACCCCCAAAGCCTAG
- a CDS encoding GNAT family N-acetyltransferase, which yields MNLRVEVFSGGEVAPLIPELARLRMAVFREWPYLYDGSLEYETHYLSKFVNLPESTLVVVRDGEQVVGASTALPLAQAEAEFQAPFVGAGLNPAEWYYFGESVLEPAYRGQGLGVAFFRLREARALELGYRKVTFCAVERPAEHPLKPANYRPLDAFWQRRGFSKRPDLVCAFTWRDLG from the coding sequence ATGAACCTGCGGGTGGAGGTATTTTCCGGCGGCGAGGTGGCCCCACTCATCCCCGAGCTGGCCCGGCTGCGCATGGCCGTTTTTCGGGAGTGGCCCTACCTGTACGATGGGAGCCTCGAGTACGAAACGCACTACCTATCCAAGTTTGTGAACCTTCCCGAGAGCACCTTAGTGGTGGTTCGAGACGGCGAGCAGGTGGTGGGGGCCTCGACTGCCCTGCCGCTCGCCCAGGCCGAGGCCGAGTTCCAGGCGCCCTTTGTAGGGGCTGGGCTAAACCCCGCCGAGTGGTACTACTTTGGCGAGTCGGTGCTGGAGCCTGCTTACCGGGGCCAGGGACTGGGGGTGGCGTTTTTTCGTCTCCGGGAGGCCCGCGCCCTCGAGCTGGGCTACCGCAAGGTTACTTTTTGCGCCGTCGAGCGCCCTGCCGAACACCCCCTCAAGCCCGCCAACTATAGGCCGCTGGATGCCTTCTGGCAGCGCCGGGGGTTTTCCAAACGGCCCGACCTGGTCTGTGCCTTCACCTGGCGCGACCTGGGCTAG
- the meaB gene encoding methylmalonyl Co-A mutase-associated GTPase MeaB gives MNLYERFLAQDMRALARAITLVESGYPEGQALLRQLRGRGQAKVVGLTGSPGAGKSTLTDRLIEEARKRGETVAVLAVDPSSPFTGGAILGDRIRMMRHHQDKGVYIRSLASRGALGGLAGATVATLALLEAFGFDRIFVETVGVGQSEVDIARVADTTVLVLTPAAGDAVQAFKAGVMEIADVFVVNKFDLPGGERIVQEIKTTLELAAPRPAGWKPPVLTAVAPKAEGIPELFEALEAHYQHLQQHGLLEADRLERARFEVESVIQEWGRRKTREGQALIAQVAQGELTPEEAAMQLLGGPLGVRT, from the coding sequence ATGAACCTCTACGAGCGTTTTCTAGCCCAGGACATGCGGGCTTTGGCCCGGGCCATCACCCTGGTGGAGTCGGGCTACCCCGAAGGCCAGGCCCTGCTGCGGCAGCTGCGCGGGCGCGGCCAGGCCAAGGTGGTGGGCCTGACCGGCAGCCCTGGAGCTGGCAAAAGCACCCTCACCGACCGGCTGATCGAGGAGGCCCGCAAGCGGGGCGAGACTGTAGCGGTGCTGGCGGTAGACCCCAGCAGCCCCTTCACCGGAGGGGCCATCCTGGGCGACCGCATCCGCATGATGCGCCACCACCAGGACAAAGGGGTGTACATCCGCTCGCTGGCCAGCCGGGGGGCTCTGGGCGGGCTGGCCGGGGCCACCGTCGCCACCCTGGCCCTGCTGGAGGCCTTTGGCTTCGACCGTATTTTCGTGGAGACGGTGGGGGTGGGGCAGAGCGAGGTGGACATCGCCCGCGTGGCCGACACCACCGTGCTGGTTCTGACCCCTGCCGCCGGCGACGCGGTGCAGGCTTTCAAGGCCGGGGTGATGGAGATCGCCGACGTGTTTGTGGTCAACAAGTTCGACTTGCCCGGCGGCGAACGCATCGTGCAGGAGATCAAAACCACCCTCGAGCTAGCCGCCCCCCGCCCGGCAGGCTGGAAGCCGCCCGTCCTGACCGCGGTAGCCCCCAAGGCCGAGGGCATCCCCGAGCTGTTCGAGGCCCTCGAGGCCCACTATCAGCACCTACAGCAGCACGGCCTGTTGGAGGCCGACCGCCTCGAGCGGGCCCGCTTCGAGGTCGAAAGCGTGATCCAGGAATGGGGCCGCCGCAAGACCCGCGAAGGCCAGGCCCTGATTGCCCAGGTAGCCCAGGGCGAACTGACCCCCGAGGAAGCCGCCATGCAGCTCTTGGGTGGGCCCCTGGGTGTCCGTACCTAA
- a CDS encoding MFS transporter: MAWALIPSGVFIYVALYAVVPMLPGLERLFGTAPGSTHLGISLPFLLLVLLSPLVPRIRLPVGTVVGGGLLGVGLFGILAGLAPSLEIWTICRTLQGAFAAAVPGLSLALLPRLYPRKHAQMAGFWVAGNVLGGGLGRGLGGLLAEWLGERLAMVLLALPVALIALFVLRAREHLTLPAPRYTLSAWPLYALGFALLFINFFVANLMPYRLEALGLSQGQIGGIFFAYLAGIPGSALAGTLVKKWGVVAAFRLAFGVVALGLLIQIPNQPLFILVGFVTMMAGIFTAQAITGGVSGRGGSGVSSTYIAAFYLGGTVAGLAYPPFIGQSALWGLELALAVCLLSILLARKALH; this comes from the coding sequence GTGGCCTGGGCCTTGATTCCCTCGGGTGTTTTTATCTATGTGGCGCTGTACGCGGTGGTGCCCATGCTGCCTGGGCTCGAGCGCCTCTTTGGAACCGCCCCCGGCAGCACCCACCTGGGCATCAGCCTGCCCTTTCTGCTGCTGGTGCTGCTCTCGCCCCTGGTGCCGCGCATCCGCCTGCCGGTAGGAACCGTGGTGGGTGGCGGGCTTTTGGGCGTGGGCCTGTTTGGCATACTGGCTGGACTGGCCCCCAGCCTGGAAATTTGGACAATCTGCCGCACGCTGCAAGGGGCCTTTGCGGCTGCGGTTCCGGGGCTTTCGCTGGCCCTGCTGCCCAGGCTCTACCCCCGCAAGCACGCCCAGATGGCGGGGTTCTGGGTAGCGGGCAATGTGCTGGGTGGGGGCCTGGGGCGAGGGCTGGGGGGATTGCTGGCGGAGTGGCTGGGCGAGCGCCTGGCGATGGTCTTGCTGGCGCTGCCGGTGGCGTTAATCGCCCTTTTCGTCCTGCGCGCGCGGGAACATCTGACCCTGCCCGCCCCGCGCTATACCCTCTCGGCCTGGCCTTTGTATGCGCTGGGCTTCGCCCTGCTGTTTATCAATTTTTTTGTGGCCAACCTGATGCCCTATCGCCTCGAGGCCCTGGGTTTGTCGCAGGGGCAGATCGGGGGCATCTTCTTCGCCTATCTGGCGGGCATTCCCGGCAGCGCCCTGGCGGGCACGCTGGTCAAAAAATGGGGCGTGGTGGCGGCCTTTCGGCTGGCCTTTGGGGTGGTGGCACTGGGGTTGTTGATTCAGATTCCCAACCAACCGCTCTTCATCTTGGTGGGTTTTGTGACCATGATGGCCGGTATCTTTACCGCGCAAGCCATTACCGGAGGGGTTTCGGGGCGGGGCGGCAGCGGGGTCAGCAGCACCTACATTGCAGCTTTTTACCTGGGCGGCACGGTGGCAGGCCTGGCCTACCCACCCTTTATCGGACAAAGCGCCCTGTGGGGCCTCGAGCTGGCCCTGGCGGTCTGCCTGCTGAGCATCTTGCTAGCGCGCAAAGCCTTGCACTGA
- a CDS encoding RidA family protein: protein MSQKCVQTDHAPQAIGPYSQAIVAGGMVFCSGQIPLTPSGELVAGDVEAQTHQVMKNLGAVLEAAGSSYHKVVQTTCYLADMNDFPAFNKVYAEYVREPFPARATVQVARLPRDVKVEVACIALL from the coding sequence ATGAGTCAGAAATGTGTTCAGACCGATCACGCACCCCAGGCCATCGGCCCTTACAGCCAAGCCATCGTAGCAGGCGGCATGGTGTTTTGCTCGGGTCAGATTCCCCTGACCCCCTCCGGCGAGCTGGTCGCGGGCGATGTGGAGGCCCAGACCCATCAGGTCATGAAGAACCTGGGGGCCGTGCTCGAGGCCGCCGGTAGCTCCTACCACAAGGTGGTGCAGACCACCTGCTACCTGGCCGACATGAACGATTTCCCGGCCTTCAACAAGGTCTACGCCGAGTACGTGCGCGAGCCCTTCCCCGCCCGGGCTACCGTACAGGTGGCCCGCCTGCCCCGCGACGTGAAGGTCGAGGTGGCCTGCATCGCCCTTCTGTAG
- a CDS encoding AAA family ATPase, with protein MKLVFLYGPAAVGKLTVARELTRLTGYPIFDNHLSIDYAARLLDWGTPSYVSFLRALRLFTFRQMAQMGLKGLIFTFVYTPPSSDEFIGQVLEVCEQSGIEVLWVKLEAPPEVLLQRVALPERKSLKKLSRPERLLQMLEQGALQGIPFGQSLRVDTSQLLPEQAARVIVQHFGLQAPS; from the coding sequence ATGAAGCTGGTCTTTCTGTACGGCCCAGCCGCAGTAGGCAAGCTGACCGTGGCCCGGGAACTGACCCGGCTTACCGGCTACCCCATCTTCGACAACCACCTTTCCATTGATTACGCAGCCCGGCTGCTGGACTGGGGCACGCCCAGCTACGTGAGCTTCCTGCGTGCGCTGCGGCTTTTTACTTTCAGGCAAATGGCCCAGATGGGCCTGAAGGGTCTTATTTTCACCTTCGTCTACACCCCGCCCAGCAGCGACGAATTTATTGGGCAGGTGCTGGAAGTATGCGAACAATCCGGCATCGAGGTGCTGTGGGTGAAGCTCGAGGCCCCGCCCGAAGTGCTTTTGCAGCGGGTAGCTCTCCCCGAACGCAAAAGCCTGAAGAAGCTCTCGCGCCCCGAGCGGCTCTTACAGATGCTGGAGCAGGGGGCTTTGCAGGGCATTCCCTTTGGGCAGAGCCTGCGGGTAGACACCAGCCAACTCTTGCCCGAACAAGCTGCCAGAGTAATCGTGCAGCACTTTGGCCTTCAGGCCCCCAGCTAG
- a CDS encoding aminotransferase class I/II-fold pyridoxal phosphate-dependent enzyme — MFRSRRTPTGGGVFLEMDRAKAEARARGLGVVDLSIGASDLPPPPEALQALREAIEDPSTYGYCLKSGTLPFLEAATDWYFRRYGVELDPRREALSLIGSQEGLAHLLMAVADPGEVLLMCEVAYPSYFGAARVAGLEVYLMPLGEHLLPDLGAVPEEVARRAKAVLLNYPNNPTAALASEAFFAEALEFCARHNLLLIHDNPYLDQALKPTPSPLALPGGRERVVELFSFSKSYHLAGFRLGFALGQPEAMASLEALKAPIDFNPYLGIQRMGMAALAVPQARLQADAETWARRRQAMVAALAQEGWTVPLPEAGMYLWARLPSGLALDDLQFAKELVAQTGVALSPGRAFGPGGVGYVRFALVQPEGVLRQAAQKIGEFIRSAARD; from the coding sequence ATGTTTCGCTCCCGCCGCACCCCCACCGGAGGGGGGGTTTTCCTGGAGATGGATCGCGCCAAAGCCGAGGCCCGCGCCCGGGGGCTGGGCGTGGTGGACCTCTCGATTGGGGCCTCCGATCTGCCCCCACCCCCCGAGGCTTTGCAGGCCCTCAGAGAGGCCATTGAAGACCCCTCGACCTACGGCTACTGCCTTAAGTCGGGCACGCTGCCGTTTTTGGAGGCCGCCACCGACTGGTACTTTCGACGCTATGGGGTAGAGCTCGACCCCCGGCGCGAGGCCCTGAGCCTGATCGGCTCGCAGGAGGGGCTGGCCCACCTGCTGATGGCCGTAGCCGACCCCGGCGAGGTGCTGCTGATGTGCGAGGTGGCCTACCCGTCCTATTTTGGGGCGGCCAGGGTGGCGGGCCTCGAGGTCTACCTGATGCCCCTGGGCGAGCACCTGCTGCCCGACCTGGGGGCGGTGCCGGAGGAGGTGGCCCGGCGGGCTAAGGCGGTGCTGCTCAACTACCCCAACAACCCCACCGCGGCCCTGGCCTCCGAGGCGTTTTTTGCGGAGGCGCTCGAGTTCTGCGCGCGCCACAACCTGCTGCTCATCCACGACAACCCCTACCTCGACCAGGCCCTAAAACCCACCCCCTCGCCGCTGGCCCTGCCGGGGGGCCGGGAACGGGTGGTGGAGCTTTTTAGCTTCTCCAAGAGCTACCATCTGGCCGGTTTTCGGCTGGGCTTTGCCCTGGGTCAGCCCGAGGCCATGGCCAGCCTGGAAGCCCTCAAAGCCCCCATCGACTTCAACCCGTACCTGGGCATCCAGCGTATGGGCATGGCCGCGCTGGCCGTACCCCAGGCGCGTCTACAGGCCGATGCAGAGACCTGGGCCCGCCGCCGCCAGGCCATGGTAGCGGCCCTGGCCCAGGAGGGCTGGACGGTTCCGCTTCCCGAGGCCGGCATGTACCTGTGGGCCAGGCTGCCGTCGGGTCTGGCCCTGGACGACCTGCAGTTTGCCAAAGAACTCGTGGCCCAGACCGGTGTGGCCCTCTCGCCGGGGCGGGCCTTTGGGCCGGGCGGGGTGGGCTATGTGCGTTTTGCGCTGGTGCAGCCCGAAGGGGTTTTGCGCCAGGCGGCCCAGAAGATCGGGGAGTTTATTCGCAGTGCGGCCAGAGATTGA
- a CDS encoding sulfurtransferase, with translation MIIFTEPPARALLIDSRSPAEYAQGHLEGAINLDLSGFRGRLRSEEEFRRLEQTLADLNGRIGAGPERPVVVYDQGFNTRLSKTAFMLALGGLEVYLWPQGWEAQATSQAPVEPVAAEPWAQLRREILLTADEILAFPHPLLDVREPLEFAAARIPGAKNIPLGAFALDNAGALGLQAGQEVGVHCRSGARSASAFWLLRQQGVLARNYLGSMLEWEAEADLPVERP, from the coding sequence ATGATTATCTTCACCGAACCACCCGCCCGGGCCTTGCTGATCGATAGCCGCTCCCCCGCCGAGTATGCCCAGGGGCACCTGGAAGGCGCGATTAACCTGGACCTTTCGGGGTTCCGCGGGCGCTTGCGCAGCGAGGAGGAGTTCCGGCGGCTGGAGCAAACCCTGGCCGACCTGAATGGCCGCATAGGGGCGGGCCCAGAACGTCCGGTGGTGGTCTACGACCAGGGCTTTAATACCCGCCTGAGCAAAACCGCCTTCATGCTGGCTTTGGGTGGCCTCGAGGTCTACCTGTGGCCCCAGGGCTGGGAGGCCCAGGCCACCAGCCAGGCCCCGGTAGAACCTGTAGCCGCCGAGCCCTGGGCCCAGCTCCGGCGCGAGATTCTGCTAACCGCCGACGAAATTCTGGCGTTTCCCCACCCTCTGCTGGATGTGCGCGAGCCCCTCGAGTTTGCTGCCGCCCGGATTCCCGGGGCCAAAAACATTCCGCTGGGCGCTTTTGCTCTGGACAATGCCGGGGCCCTGGGCCTGCAAGCCGGTCAGGAGGTGGGGGTGCACTGCCGCAGCGGAGCCCGCAGCGCCAGCGCCTTCTGGCTGCTCCGGCAGCAGGGCGTTCTGGCCCGCAACTACCTGGGCAGCATGCTCGAGTGGGAAGCCGAGGCCGATCTGCCCGTAGAGCGGCCCTGA
- a CDS encoding MBL fold metallo-hydrolase → MKVYGFAVGPLQENTYLLVGEDGRGAIVDPGDEPERILAEVHRVGLKPEAILLTHAHFDHVGAVAPLVEALGLPVYLHPADLPLYQSAALGAARWGLYIPQPPEPTLPLAEGQTLDLGLGLEVLFLPGHAPGHVGFYRPGHLISGDVLFRGGIGRYDLPGSDPQKLFASLQKLTELPPDTVVYPGHGPKTTIAEERASNPYLS, encoded by the coding sequence ATGAAGGTATACGGTTTTGCGGTGGGCCCTTTGCAGGAAAACACCTATCTGCTGGTGGGGGAGGACGGACGGGGGGCTATTGTAGACCCTGGCGATGAACCCGAGCGCATTCTGGCCGAGGTGCACCGGGTGGGCCTGAAGCCCGAGGCCATTTTGCTGACCCATGCCCACTTCGACCACGTGGGGGCGGTGGCCCCCCTGGTTGAGGCCCTGGGCCTACCGGTGTACCTGCACCCAGCCGACCTGCCGCTCTACCAGAGCGCCGCCCTGGGTGCGGCCCGCTGGGGGCTTTACATTCCCCAGCCGCCCGAACCCACCCTGCCCCTGGCCGAAGGGCAGACCCTGGATTTGGGACTGGGCCTCGAGGTGCTGTTTTTGCCCGGTCATGCGCCGGGGCATGTGGGCTTTTACCGGCCAGGCCACCTCATCAGCGGGGATGTGCTCTTTCGCGGGGGCATTGGCCGCTACGACCTGCCGGGCAGCGACCCACAGAAGCTGTTTGCTTCACTGCAAAAGCTGACCGAACTGCCGCCCGATACGGTGGTTTATCCAGGGCATGGCCCCAAAACCACCATTGCGGAAGAACGGGCCAGCAACCCCTACCTGAGCTAG